A portion of the Rhinolophus sinicus isolate RSC01 linkage group LG16, ASM3656204v1, whole genome shotgun sequence genome contains these proteins:
- the GPN3 gene encoding GPN-loop GTPase 3 isoform X1 has product MVTVRLAAGGTLGSDMPRYAQLVMGPAGSGKSTYCATMVQHCEALHRSVQVVNLDPAAEHFNYSVMADIRELIEVDDVMEDDSLRFGPNGGLVFCMEYFANNFDWLENCLGHVEDDYILFDCPGQIELYTHLPVMKQLVQQLEQWEFRVCGVFLVDSQFMVESFKFISGILAALSAMISLEIPQVNIMTKMDLLSKKAKKEIEKFLDPDMYSLLDDSTSDLRSKKFKKLTKAICGLIDDYSMVRFLPYDQSDEESMNIVLQHIDFAIQYGEDLEFKEPKEHEDESSSRFDEYFQEHQNE; this is encoded by the exons ATGGTTACTGTGCGGCTGGCGGCCGGGGGAACCCTGGGCTCCGACATGCCTCGCTATGCGCAGCTGGTCATGGGCCCCGCAGGAAGCGGGAAG AGCACGTACTGTGCCACCATGGTCCAGCACTGTGAAGCCCTGCACCGGTCTGTGCAAGTTGTGAACCTGGATCCTGCAGCGGAACACTTCAACTATTCCGTGATGGCTG ACATACGGGAACTGATCGAGGTGGATGACGTAATGGAGGACGATTCTCTGCGGTTCGGTCCCAATGGAGGATTGGTATTTTGCATGGAGTACTTTGCGAATAACTTTGACTGGCTGGAGAACTGTCTTGGTCATGTCGAGGACGACTACATTCTTTTTGACTGTCCAG GTCAGATTGAGTTGTACACGCACCTGCCCGTGATGAAACAGCTGGTCCAGCAGCTAGAACAGTGGGAGTTCCGAGTCTGTGGAGTTTTTCTGGTTGACTCTCAGTTTATGGTGGAGTCCTTCAAG TTTATTTCTGGCATCTTGGCAGCCCTGAGCGCTATGATCTCCCTAGAAATTCCACAAGTTAACATCATGACAAAAATGGATCTGCTGAGTAAGAAAgcgaaaaaagaaattgagaa GTTTCTAGATCCAGACATGTATTCTTTATTAGATGATTCTACAAGTGACTTAAGAAGCAAAAAATTCAAAAAACTGACTAAAGCTATATGTGGACTG ATTGACGACTACAGCATGGTTCGATTTTTGCCATATGATCAGTCAGATGAAGAAAGCATGAATATTGTATTACAGCATATCGATTTTGCCATTCAGTATGGAGAAGACTTGGAATTTAAAGAACCAAAG GAACATGAAGATGAGTCTTCTTCTAGGTTTGATGAATATTTTCAAGAACACCAGAATGAATAA
- the GPN3 gene encoding GPN-loop GTPase 3 isoform X2: MYVAQQGPSNPRFISLPGPSVLLTNVFASSSYFIIYLFFKDIRELIEVDDVMEDDSLRFGPNGGLVFCMEYFANNFDWLENCLGHVEDDYILFDCPGQIELYTHLPVMKQLVQQLEQWEFRVCGVFLVDSQFMVESFKFISGILAALSAMISLEIPQVNIMTKMDLLSKKAKKEIEKFLDPDMYSLLDDSTSDLRSKKFKKLTKAICGLIDDYSMVRFLPYDQSDEESMNIVLQHIDFAIQYGEDLEFKEPKEHEDESSSRFDEYFQEHQNE; the protein is encoded by the exons ATGTATGTGGCCCAACAAGGTCCCTCCAACCCCAGGTTCATATCACTTCCTGGTCCAAGTGTCTTACTGACTAATGTCTTTGCATCAtcctcttattttattatttatttattttttaaag ACATACGGGAACTGATCGAGGTGGATGACGTAATGGAGGACGATTCTCTGCGGTTCGGTCCCAATGGAGGATTGGTATTTTGCATGGAGTACTTTGCGAATAACTTTGACTGGCTGGAGAACTGTCTTGGTCATGTCGAGGACGACTACATTCTTTTTGACTGTCCAG GTCAGATTGAGTTGTACACGCACCTGCCCGTGATGAAACAGCTGGTCCAGCAGCTAGAACAGTGGGAGTTCCGAGTCTGTGGAGTTTTTCTGGTTGACTCTCAGTTTATGGTGGAGTCCTTCAAG TTTATTTCTGGCATCTTGGCAGCCCTGAGCGCTATGATCTCCCTAGAAATTCCACAAGTTAACATCATGACAAAAATGGATCTGCTGAGTAAGAAAgcgaaaaaagaaattgagaa GTTTCTAGATCCAGACATGTATTCTTTATTAGATGATTCTACAAGTGACTTAAGAAGCAAAAAATTCAAAAAACTGACTAAAGCTATATGTGGACTG ATTGACGACTACAGCATGGTTCGATTTTTGCCATATGATCAGTCAGATGAAGAAAGCATGAATATTGTATTACAGCATATCGATTTTGCCATTCAGTATGGAGAAGACTTGGAATTTAAAGAACCAAAG GAACATGAAGATGAGTCTTCTTCTAGGTTTGATGAATATTTTCAAGAACACCAGAATGAATAA
- the GPN3 gene encoding GPN-loop GTPase 3 isoform X3, whose translation MWPNKVPPTPDIRELIEVDDVMEDDSLRFGPNGGLVFCMEYFANNFDWLENCLGHVEDDYILFDCPGQIELYTHLPVMKQLVQQLEQWEFRVCGVFLVDSQFMVESFKFISGILAALSAMISLEIPQVNIMTKMDLLSKKAKKEIEKFLDPDMYSLLDDSTSDLRSKKFKKLTKAICGLIDDYSMVRFLPYDQSDEESMNIVLQHIDFAIQYGEDLEFKEPKEHEDESSSRFDEYFQEHQNE comes from the exons ATGTGGCCCAACAAGGTCCCTCCAACCCCAG ACATACGGGAACTGATCGAGGTGGATGACGTAATGGAGGACGATTCTCTGCGGTTCGGTCCCAATGGAGGATTGGTATTTTGCATGGAGTACTTTGCGAATAACTTTGACTGGCTGGAGAACTGTCTTGGTCATGTCGAGGACGACTACATTCTTTTTGACTGTCCAG GTCAGATTGAGTTGTACACGCACCTGCCCGTGATGAAACAGCTGGTCCAGCAGCTAGAACAGTGGGAGTTCCGAGTCTGTGGAGTTTTTCTGGTTGACTCTCAGTTTATGGTGGAGTCCTTCAAG TTTATTTCTGGCATCTTGGCAGCCCTGAGCGCTATGATCTCCCTAGAAATTCCACAAGTTAACATCATGACAAAAATGGATCTGCTGAGTAAGAAAgcgaaaaaagaaattgagaa GTTTCTAGATCCAGACATGTATTCTTTATTAGATGATTCTACAAGTGACTTAAGAAGCAAAAAATTCAAAAAACTGACTAAAGCTATATGTGGACTG ATTGACGACTACAGCATGGTTCGATTTTTGCCATATGATCAGTCAGATGAAGAAAGCATGAATATTGTATTACAGCATATCGATTTTGCCATTCAGTATGGAGAAGACTTGGAATTTAAAGAACCAAAG GAACATGAAGATGAGTCTTCTTCTAGGTTTGATGAATATTTTCAAGAACACCAGAATGAATAA
- the ARPC3 gene encoding actin-related protein 2/3 complex subunit 3, which yields MPAYHSSLMDPDTKLIGNMALLPIRSQFKGPAPRETKDTDIVDEAIYYFKANVFFKNYEIKNEADRTLIYITLYISECLKKLQKCNSKSQGEKEMYTLGITNFPIPGEPGFPLNAIYAKPANKQEDEVMRAYLQQLRQETGLRLCEKVFDPQNDKPSKWWTCFVKRQFMNKSLSGPGQ from the exons ATGCCG GCTTACCACTCTTCTCTCATGGACCCCGACACCAAGCTGATTGGAAACATGGCACTGTTGCCTATCAGAAGTCAGTTCAAAGGACCCGCCCCTAGAGAGA CAAAAGATACAGATATTGTGGATGAAGCTATCTATTACTTCAAGGCCAATGTCTTCTTCAAAAACTATGAAATTAAG AATGAAGCTGATAGGACCTTGATATATATAACTCTCTACATTTCTGAGTGTCTGAAGAAACTCCAAAAG tgCAATTCCAAAAGCCAAGGCgagaaagaaatgtatacattGGGAATCACTAATTTTCCCATCCCCGGAGAGCCTGGTTTTCCACTTAACGCAATTTATGCCAAACCTGCAAATAAACAGGAAGATG AAGTGATGAGGGCCTATTTACAGCAGCTAAGGCAAGAGACTGGGCTGAGACTGTGTGAGAAAGTTTTTGACCCTCAGAATGATAAACCCAGCAAG TGGTGGACTTGCTTTGTGAAGAGACAATTCATGAACAAGAGTCTTTCAGGACCCGGACAGTAA